The Acetomicrobium sp. S15 = DSM 107314 genome segment CGCGCGATGACCCTTTACAAACAGTCCACCCGCATGGTGCCGATTTCGGCAGCCATAGACGCCCCCACGCGCCCAGCTACCACAAGTCCCGTTAGCACTGGCGACATTTCCCTTATGAGGCTCAAAGCGATCACGCCGCCGATATATTCAC includes the following:
- a CDS encoding ABC transporter permease, yielding RSWAFKIPGNVSDEVASLTEPTSVAMRAVERALNPGEAFSGQGFGAGEYIGGVIALSLIREMSPVLTGLVVAGRVGASMAAEIGTMRVDCL